The region GAAAATAGGATCAGGTGTTATGTATCTAAAATtatgtatatacctatatatatatacacatatatacatatacacacacacacatatatatccatttttaaatctttttaaatttcctcaaatttattttcatgtttcatttcCCTTTACCTTATACACATTTTCCAATGGATAGATCATACTATATTTTAGCCACTTCTATGACTCCTAagtcattatattttatttttattaaggtTTTGTAGAATTATATACCTGGGTGTTCAGAGGATGCTCCTTGCAAAAACTGGCCATTTCATCTGAGCTTTCAACATCAATTTTTGAAAATCGTTGGTGAGTTAGGATTTTTTGAGCTGAAGCCACACATTCTCCTTGTTAGTCCCTGCATTACACCTCTCTCTACTCCAAACTCCGACATTTTAGTTTGTTTGACCTCACAGTGCATCGAGGACACAAACCTGCATTCTGCAACATAAATGAGTCTTCATTCTGATTTATTTTGATCTCTCACTTTGTCTTTGTCACTCCTAATGCCATATCACACACGAACTAAGAATTTCCCATACATTTAAATCACCTGGGGAATATTTATACAATGTATATTATTAGACTTCATTCATGATCTACTGATCCAATGTCTACAGCAATACTTCAGAATCTATAATTTGAATGAAATTTTCTCAGACAATTCTGATGTGTAATCTAGTTTGGGAGTCATTGGACAATAACCACAACTTCCTGATTAGCATTTATGACCCAAGTTTCTCTCCCTGCAGTCTATTTTCTTCagtcaaatatttaatttcaaaaataacagaTGTTGCCACTTCCTgttttatatgttttcatttcttgctTATTTCTTGAAGAATATAGCTCAAGATCATTCATATGGCATTCAATTCATTTTATAAACTGGGTCCTTCTAACTTCTGTACTTAGATGCTGCATCCATGTCTTACACATAGAATTTCTTGACCTCATTCTAGAGCATCCCCTAATTTTGCTCATCTCCAGAaagtctttcttctcttctaaatctcttcatttctgtacaaatttttaaatgttgtaatTGCACTGTTTTAACATAATTTATACAAGTAATTTTTATGTACTATGTAGTAAGATCAATAGAAAGCATTTAGATAGTATATGGTTTTATTTCAATTaccttcaataaatattagttttaaaattcttgataactttttttccatttactgcACTTGTTTCAGGGGCTATCTATCAaggatatggaaacaaaaaatgCAACAGAGCTGACAGAGTTCATTCTCACAGGTCTCACACATCAACCAGAGTGGCAAATCCCCCTGTTCCTTCTGTTCTTGATGATATATCTCATCACTATCATGGGGAACCTTGGTCTGATTGCTCTCATCTACAATGACCCTCACCTTCACATCCCCATGTACTTATTCCTTGGGAGTTTAGCTTTTGTGGATGCCTGGGTATCATCTACAGTTACCCCCAAAATGCTGGTCAACTTCCTGGGCAAGAGTAGGATGATCTCTCTCTCTGAATGCATGGTacaattcttttcctttgtcATCAGTGTAACCACGGAATGTTTTTTGCTATCAACAATGGCATATGATCGCTATGTAGCTATTTGCAAACCATTGCTTTATTCAGTGATTATGACCAATAGACTATGCATTCAGCTATTAGTCTTATCATTTTTAGGTGGCCTTATACATTCCATAATTCATACAGGTTTGTTACTCAGAGTCACATTTTGTAACTCTAATATAATACATCACTTTTATTGTGACATTATGCCACTGATTAAAATTTCTTGTACTGATCCCTCTATTAATGTTCTGatggtatttattttctctggttCAATTCAGGTGTTTACCATTCTCATTGTTCTTATCTCTTATACACTTATTCtctttacaatattaaaaaagaagtctATACAAGGAATAAGgaaggccttctccacctgcgGAGCCCACCTTCTGTCTGTCTCCTTATACTATGGGCCTCTTCTCTTCATGTATGTGCACCCTGGATCTGAACAAGCAGATGATCAAGATATGATAGACTCTCTATTTTACACTGTCATAATTCCTTTCTTAAATCCAATTATCTACAGCCtgagaaataaaaaagtcatAGATTCATTGACAAAAGTGTTAAAGAGATATTCTTAGATCTCATAGTAATATCTGTTTTTATTAAAGCATTAGCTAAATTGTATAGTTTTAATCTTGCTATGTAATGATTAGTATTCAAAATTTTTTGTACTTATAATGTCCTATAATTTTAGGACTTATGTTAGTACCTAATAAATTCCC is a window of Ovis aries strain OAR_USU_Benz2616 breed Rambouillet chromosome 1, ARS-UI_Ramb_v3.0, whole genome shotgun sequence DNA encoding:
- the LOC105609872 gene encoding olfactory receptor 5H8-like, whose product is METKNATELTEFILTGLTHQPEWQIPLFLLFLMIYLITIMGNLGLIALIYNDPHLHIPMYLFLGSLAFVDAWVSSTVTPKMLVNFLGKSRMISLSECMVQFFSFVISVTTECFLLSTMAYDRYVAICKPLLYSVIMTNRLCIQLLVLSFLGGLIHSIIHTGLLLRVTFCNSNIIHHFYCDIMPLIKISCTDPSINVLMVFIFSGSIQVFTILIVLISYTLILFTILKKKSIQGIRKAFSTCGAHLLSVSLYYGPLLFMYVHPGSEQADDQDMIDSLFYTVIIPFLNPIIYSLRNKKVIDSLTKVLKRYS